One Nocardia sp. BMG111209 DNA segment encodes these proteins:
- a CDS encoding aminotransferase class I/II-fold pyridoxal phosphate-dependent enzyme, whose amino-acid sequence MTELPNLTIMEVDALTDPGAGLNLTDGHARLGLSAEQADIVANLPGMFAAATRRPFRDIEREAHGAFLTAIGQHSAPVGTGRILSCYSSTLATDIVARALPHGARIAILHPTFDNIADLFTTRGLVLQPMSEDQLLQQDWPLPPVRAIVVTHPNNPTGLITPEAHLRSLAEHAARHGQIVIIDASFRGQVRAAQYDTYAILDAAGAEWITIEDTGKLWPVHELKIGMLAYSERNRLPIERAFSESLLAASPVVLQLVTALAADWIAGGYERARDLVERNRTTVREAIEPVGLRLADPRSEISVARVALPEDGPDSSLLYKDILIRGVHVLPCAPFHWAAPEEGLRFIRLSLARPFDVVEAGAAALAASYRDLRVVA is encoded by the coding sequence ATGACCGAACTTCCCAATCTGACCATCATGGAGGTCGACGCGCTGACCGATCCGGGCGCGGGCCTCAATCTCACCGACGGACATGCCAGACTCGGCCTCTCCGCCGAACAGGCCGACATCGTCGCGAACCTTCCCGGCATGTTCGCCGCGGCGACGCGCCGTCCCTTCCGGGACATCGAGCGAGAAGCGCACGGCGCCTTCCTCACCGCGATCGGCCAGCACAGCGCGCCGGTCGGCACCGGCCGCATCCTGAGCTGCTACTCCTCGACCCTGGCCACCGACATCGTGGCGCGCGCGCTGCCGCACGGCGCGCGGATCGCGATCCTGCACCCGACCTTCGACAACATCGCGGACCTGTTCACCACCCGGGGCCTGGTGTTGCAGCCGATGTCGGAAGATCAACTGCTGCAGCAGGATTGGCCGCTGCCGCCGGTGCGCGCGATCGTGGTGACCCATCCGAACAACCCGACCGGCCTGATCACTCCCGAGGCGCATCTGCGGTCGCTGGCCGAGCACGCAGCCCGGCACGGGCAGATCGTCATCATCGACGCCAGCTTCCGCGGCCAGGTCCGCGCGGCCCAGTACGACACCTACGCGATCCTCGATGCCGCAGGCGCGGAGTGGATCACGATCGAGGACACCGGAAAGCTGTGGCCGGTGCACGAACTCAAGATCGGGATGCTGGCCTACAGCGAGCGCAACCGGCTGCCGATCGAGCGGGCCTTCTCCGAATCCCTGCTCGCCGCTTCGCCGGTCGTGCTGCAGCTGGTCACCGCGCTGGCCGCCGACTGGATCGCCGGCGGCTACGAGCGGGCCCGAGACCTGGTGGAGCGCAACCGGACAACGGTCCGGGAGGCGATCGAACCGGTCGGGCTGCGGCTGGCCGACCCGCGTTCGGAGATCAGCGTGGCCCGCGTCGCGCTGCCCGAGGACGGCCCCGACTCGTCGCTGCTGTACAAGGACATCCTGATCCGTGGCGTGCACGTCCTGCCGTGCGCACCGTTCCACTGGGCCGCTCCCGAAGAGGGCCTGCGGTTCATCCGGCTGTCGCTGGCCCGGCCCTTCGACGTGGTCGAGGCCGGGGCCGCAGCGCTGGCCGCGTCGTATCGCGACCTGCGTGTGGTCGCCTGA
- the vioC gene encoding arginine beta-hydroxylase, Fe(II)/alpha-ketoglutarate-dependent, producing MHHLALTPDDNEAVLAVVAEPAAAYARIEDPELIRRAPVLARTLPEHILEFLERFRVDEPSALCLISGLDIDQQRLGPTPRHWHEVGERRSPSFPQEIFFLLCASVLGDVFGWSTQQAGRIMHDVLPIEGHENYEIGSNSLQHLSWHTEDSFHPCRGDYVALMCLKNPDAVATTVCDAADLDWSALDTEALFEPEFTQMPDNSHLPSMDGPTGDATVDRLRTRSFDLIRSWNDRPIKRPILSGARDDPYMALDPYHMKLDGWPERSLRAFEALCEQIEVNLRNVSLRPGDTVFIDNFRAVHGRRSFRPRYDGSDRWLKRLNVTRNLRGSRGWRRTPDDRVIY from the coding sequence GTGCATCATCTGGCACTGACACCGGACGACAACGAGGCGGTGCTCGCGGTCGTCGCCGAGCCGGCCGCCGCCTACGCGCGGATCGAGGATCCCGAATTGATCAGGCGGGCACCGGTATTGGCCCGCACGCTGCCGGAGCACATCCTGGAGTTCCTGGAGCGGTTCCGGGTCGACGAACCCTCGGCGCTGTGCCTGATCTCCGGTCTGGACATCGATCAGCAGCGGCTGGGACCGACCCCGCGGCACTGGCACGAGGTCGGCGAGCGGCGCTCGCCGTCCTTCCCGCAGGAGATCTTCTTCCTGCTGTGCGCGTCGGTGCTCGGCGACGTGTTCGGCTGGTCGACCCAGCAGGCCGGTCGCATCATGCACGACGTGCTGCCGATCGAGGGGCACGAGAACTACGAAATCGGTTCCAACAGTTTGCAACACCTGTCCTGGCACACCGAGGATTCGTTCCATCCGTGCCGCGGCGACTACGTGGCGCTGATGTGCCTGAAGAATCCCGACGCGGTGGCGACCACGGTGTGTGACGCCGCGGATCTGGACTGGTCGGCGCTGGACACGGAGGCGCTGTTCGAGCCGGAATTCACGCAGATGCCGGACAATTCGCATCTGCCGTCGATGGACGGTCCCACCGGGGACGCCACCGTGGACCGGCTGCGGACGCGCAGCTTCGACCTGATCCGCTCCTGGAACGACCGGCCGATCAAGCGGCCGATCCTGTCCGGCGCGCGCGACGACCCGTACATGGCGCTGGACCCGTACCACATGAAGCTGGACGGCTGGCCCGAGCGGTCGTTGCGGGCGTTCGAGGCGTTGTGCGAGCAGATCGAGGTGAATCTGCGCAACGTGAGCCTGCGGCCGGGTGACACGGTCTTCATCGACAACTTCCGGGCGGTCCACGGCCGCAGGTCGTTCCGGCCCCGCTACGACGGCTCCGACCGATGGCTCAAGCGCCTCAACGTGACTCGCAATCTGCGCGGGTCGCGCGGGTGGCGGCGGACCCCCGACGACCGCGTCATCTACTGA
- a CDS encoding MFS transporter, giving the protein MSTVDTEPAVLPHGVRTFTILSIGQFAAICGVTLLNFAAAFSVYRTYSILVLGIIYAMPFVILVLASPLTGALVDRWGTRRALLVSNAGGLALVATLVLLPIEHTVPAWHGLIIIVSVPLLKALLLPAYEASVPFLVPKRHIGRANGMRMFMNGFGAALGPIAAGPALDAVGMTGVGLIAAATVGLGLATVWFATIPAAPQPDSTGTGPAAWFAEFRVAWDRVRARGGLVDLLMFFAVVSFGIGFVEVLLPRLVDGFGTAAELRAVLLVATAGMLISGVAVTIWGGPRRRVRGLLEFSLLLAAAMIVGSLRPNVALIAVAAFVFLSCTSVILGNVQTLLNVKVEPEFQGRVMGLKNAVYGVALMAGNTLAGFGGGVFDPLVGHDRVDSGALTLFIGGGPARGFALVLMVTGILVALFVIAAYRSRRLRTLEADLPDVTPEDLAARPER; this is encoded by the coding sequence ATGAGCACGGTCGACACCGAGCCCGCGGTACTGCCGCACGGGGTGCGCACATTCACGATCCTCTCGATCGGGCAGTTCGCCGCGATCTGCGGGGTCACGCTGCTGAACTTCGCGGCGGCCTTCTCGGTCTACCGGACGTATTCCATTCTGGTACTGGGGATCATCTACGCGATGCCGTTCGTGATCCTGGTGCTGGCCTCGCCGCTCACCGGTGCGCTGGTGGACCGCTGGGGGACCCGGCGCGCACTGCTGGTCAGCAACGCCGGCGGCCTGGCGCTGGTGGCGACGCTGGTGCTGCTGCCGATCGAGCACACCGTCCCGGCCTGGCACGGGCTGATCATCATCGTCAGTGTGCCACTGCTGAAGGCGCTGCTGCTGCCGGCGTACGAGGCGTCCGTGCCGTTCCTGGTGCCCAAGCGACATATCGGCCGCGCCAACGGAATGCGGATGTTCATGAACGGATTCGGCGCCGCGCTGGGCCCGATCGCCGCCGGACCGGCGCTGGACGCCGTCGGGATGACCGGCGTCGGCCTGATCGCGGCGGCGACGGTCGGTCTCGGCCTGGCCACCGTCTGGTTCGCGACGATTCCCGCTGCCCCGCAACCGGATTCGACCGGGACCGGCCCGGCGGCGTGGTTCGCCGAATTCCGGGTCGCGTGGGATCGGGTGCGGGCTCGCGGCGGACTGGTCGACCTGCTGATGTTCTTCGCCGTGGTGAGTTTCGGCATCGGCTTCGTCGAGGTCCTGCTGCCGCGCCTGGTCGACGGCTTCGGCACCGCCGCCGAACTGCGGGCCGTTCTGCTCGTCGCGACCGCCGGAATGCTCATCAGCGGTGTGGCCGTGACGATCTGGGGCGGGCCGCGCCGCCGGGTCCGCGGCCTGCTCGAGTTCTCGCTGCTGCTGGCGGCGGCGATGATCGTCGGCTCGCTGCGGCCGAACGTCGCCCTGATCGCGGTGGCCGCCTTCGTCTTCCTGTCCTGCACCTCGGTGATCCTCGGCAACGTGCAGACCCTGCTCAACGTGAAGGTGGAACCGGAATTCCAGGGCCGGGTGATGGGCCTGAAGAACGCCGTCTACGGCGTCGCGCTGATGGCCGGTAACACCCTGGCCGGCTTCGGCGGCGGCGTGTTCGATCCGCTGGTCGGTCACGACCGGGTGGACTCCGGCGCGCTGACGCTGTTCATCGGCGGCGGCCCGGCCCGGGGTTTCGCACTGGTCCTGATGGTGACCGGAATTCTGGTCGCGCTCTTCGTGATCGCCGCCTACCGCTCCCGGCGCCTGCGCACGCTGGAGGCGGATCTCCCGGACGTGACACCCGAGGACCTCGCCGCGCGGCCCGAGCGCTGA
- a CDS encoding MFS transporter, with the protein MTQPPNGFRAFVILWCGQFLSLIGSGLSGFALGVYVYQITGSATTLGLIFALAALPFLLASPFAGALVDRWGAGRALLLGNSGALLVMLTLAALLHTGAFAPWQMIVIVAALSMVSALTAPAFDAAVPLLVPKDRIGRANGMRLVALATSQGLGPVIAGFLLLAIGIDGIVLIDCVSFGCGILSLLFVTIPRVRPQDATTAVGLSTLLADFRAAWRYIAARRGLVALLVFMAALEFCAGFVDLLINPLVLAFASAGALGAVLSIGGAGMIAASVAMTVWNGPRRRIRALLGFSMLLAAATVLGSLRPSLPLVALAAVSFLGGLAVVIACNRAIWQTKVEPQLLGRAMALQGMVASVPQLIAFALAGWISGHVFLPLAGRQQVRAPLLPVLVGHGPDRGYALLLMTIGILLAVCVTAAWQYPRLRHLEDELPDVTTADLADSAST; encoded by the coding sequence GTGACGCAACCACCGAACGGTTTCCGCGCCTTCGTGATCCTGTGGTGCGGACAGTTCCTGTCGCTGATCGGATCCGGGCTGTCCGGCTTCGCGCTGGGGGTGTACGTCTACCAGATCACCGGCTCCGCAACGACTCTCGGCCTGATCTTCGCGCTGGCCGCACTCCCGTTCCTGCTGGCCTCACCGTTCGCCGGTGCGCTGGTCGATCGCTGGGGGGCCGGACGCGCACTGCTGCTGGGGAATTCGGGCGCCCTGCTGGTGATGCTGACGCTGGCCGCGCTGCTGCACACCGGCGCGTTCGCGCCGTGGCAGATGATCGTCATCGTCGCCGCACTGTCGATGGTGTCCGCACTGACCGCCCCCGCCTTCGACGCGGCCGTCCCGCTGCTGGTCCCGAAGGACCGGATCGGCCGCGCCAACGGAATGCGCCTGGTGGCCCTGGCGACCAGTCAGGGCCTGGGTCCGGTGATCGCCGGATTCCTGTTGCTGGCCATCGGCATCGACGGCATCGTGCTGATCGACTGCGTGTCGTTCGGCTGCGGCATCCTGTCCCTGCTGTTCGTGACGATCCCCCGGGTCCGGCCGCAGGACGCCACGACCGCCGTCGGCTTGTCCACGCTCCTGGCGGATTTCCGCGCGGCCTGGCGGTACATCGCGGCCCGCCGCGGGCTGGTGGCACTGCTCGTCTTCATGGCGGCCCTGGAATTCTGCGCGGGCTTCGTCGATCTGTTGATCAACCCGCTCGTCCTCGCCTTCGCCTCCGCCGGAGCCCTCGGCGCCGTCCTGTCGATCGGCGGCGCCGGCATGATCGCCGCCAGCGTCGCGATGACCGTGTGGAACGGCCCGCGCCGCCGGATCCGGGCCCTGCTCGGATTCTCGATGCTGCTCGCGGCGGCAACCGTTCTCGGCTCGCTGCGGCCGAGCCTGCCCCTGGTCGCGCTCGCCGCCGTGAGCTTCCTCGGCGGCCTCGCCGTCGTCATCGCCTGCAACCGCGCCATCTGGCAGACGAAGGTGGAACCGCAGCTCCTCGGCCGTGCGATGGCGCTACAGGGCATGGTGGCGTCGGTCCCGCAACTGATCGCCTTCGCGCTGGCGGGCTGGATCTCCGGGCACGTGTTCCTGCCGCTGGCCGGCCGGCAGCAGGTCCGCGCACCCCTGCTACCGGTCCTGGTCGGCCACGGCCCCGATCGCGGATATGCCCTGCTGCTCATGACGATCGGCATCCTGCTCGCCGTCTGCGTCACCGCCGCCTGGCAATACCCGCGACTGCGGCACCTCGAGGACGAACTACCCGACGTCACCACCGCGGATCTCGCCGATTCGGCGTCGACGTAG